A single window of Methanoculleus oceani DNA harbors:
- a CDS encoding thiamine pyrophosphate-dependent enzyme — translation MNSLAEPRSLKTSIKYRAGIHRVQNTSRRRRRWRKHPNFGTDLLNPDFVAYAEACGAAGIRVDTPEALGPAVGEVILMNVPVVVLASADYLLVRRGKT, via the coding sequence ATCAACTCCCTCGCAGAACCCCGCTCCCTCAAAACGTCCATTAAATATCGAGCCGGAATACACCGTGTCCAGAACACGTCACGGAGGAGAAGAAGATGGAGGAAGCACCCGAACTTCGGGACGGATCTGCTCAACCCCGATTTCGTCGCGTATGCGGAGGCCTGCGGGGCGGCGGGCATCCGGGTGGATACGCCGGAAGCACTCGGCCCGGCGGTCGGGGAGGTTATCCTGATGAACGTGCCGGTCGTCGTCCTCGCCAGCGCCGACTACCTGCTGGTCCGCAGGGGGAAAACGTAA
- a CDS encoding DUF2769 domain-containing protein has product MDKFEMLMQKMREMPPEEQMKMTESNRAACTCPGCPTYTSCAKNADERLFCNTGKSFMCISEEKTCLCPTCPVHEKMGLKYQFYCIRGSEKAQRYESTLWGTKII; this is encoded by the coding sequence ATGGACAAGTTCGAGATGCTGATGCAGAAGATGCGGGAGATGCCGCCCGAAGAGCAGATGAAGATGACGGAGAGCAACCGTGCGGCATGCACCTGCCCCGGCTGCCCGACGTACACCTCCTGTGCGAAGAATGCAGACGAACGCCTCTTCTGCAATACCGGGAAGAGTTTCATGTGCATCTCCGAAGAGAAGACCTGCCTCTGTCCCACCTGCCCGGTACATGAAAAGATGGGCCTGAAATACCAGTTCTACTGCATCCGGGGAAGCGAGAAGGCCCAACGCTACGAGAGTACGCTCTGGGGTACAAAGATCATCTAA
- a CDS encoding archaeosine biosynthesis radical SAM protein RaSEA, with amino-acid sequence MLSKLTEKPLASWRGKDLYEGQILDTLTVIFRSGGCSWNRCRMCGYRHERYPDLPGDELAKRLIRQVRWVKENFRDEDYQVLKIFTSGSFFDPDEVPPAVRRAVAEAFRGKVVIAETRPEYVDPDAIREFREGIDTGAWARPLSVAVGLETTNDFIRERSIDKGFSYADFLRATEVAHTAGAGMKAYLLMKPPFLTEREARDDMIRSIRDIASVADSISMNLCTVQSRTEVERLWKQQAYRPPYLWSVLDVLIASPVHILCDPVGGGQMRGPHNCGTCDGPIVKGIGDYSLTGDVGLLRALAETECGCKEEWEFVLDREEPFCMPLTR; translated from the coding sequence ATGCTATCCAAATTAACCGAGAAACCGCTGGCGTCCTGGCGGGGGAAAGACCTCTATGAAGGGCAGATCCTCGATACGCTGACGGTAATCTTTCGGAGCGGCGGGTGTTCCTGGAACCGGTGCCGTATGTGCGGCTACCGGCACGAGCGCTACCCGGACCTCCCGGGGGACGAACTCGCAAAACGGCTGATCCGCCAGGTCCGCTGGGTGAAAGAGAACTTCCGCGACGAGGACTACCAGGTGCTCAAGATCTTCACGTCGGGGAGTTTCTTCGACCCCGACGAGGTCCCTCCCGCCGTCCGGCGCGCCGTCGCGGAGGCGTTCCGGGGCAAGGTCGTGATCGCCGAGACACGGCCCGAGTACGTCGATCCCGACGCAATCCGGGAGTTCCGGGAGGGCATCGATACCGGCGCCTGGGCAAGACCGCTCTCTGTCGCGGTGGGCCTTGAGACCACGAACGACTTCATCCGGGAGAGGAGCATCGACAAGGGGTTCTCCTATGCCGATTTCCTCCGTGCTACAGAGGTCGCCCACACCGCCGGCGCGGGCATGAAGGCCTACCTGCTGATGAAACCGCCGTTCCTGACCGAACGCGAGGCACGCGACGATATGATACGCTCCATCAGGGACATCGCCTCCGTGGCGGACAGCATCTCCATGAACCTCTGCACCGTCCAGAGCAGGACCGAGGTCGAACGACTCTGGAAACAGCAGGCATACCGCCCGCCGTATCTCTGGAGCGTCCTTGACGTGCTGATCGCTTCACCGGTGCACATCCTCTGCGACCCCGTCGGCGGCGGGCAGATGCGGGGACCGCACAACTGCGGGACCTGCGACGGCCCGATCGTGAAGGGGATCGGCGACTACTCGCTGACCGGCGACGTCGGGCTCCTGCGTGCCCTTGCGGAGACGGAGTGCGGGTGCAAAGAAGAGTGGGAGTTCGTGCTGGACCGGGAAGAGCCGTTCTGTATGCCGCTCACCCGCTAG
- a CDS encoding TIGR00300 family protein — protein sequence MESCREIELEGHIIDSGVMTLVFDRIMDMGGEFEILTFNVGKQKTDTSYARLRVAAPGERQLDAILSELHRLGARTPEISDVTLVPAEGDRILPKGFYSTTNHPTFVKYRDEWLPVERIEMDCHIVVDEKESRALCTPISKIKAGDAVVVSETGVRVVYPERPRKVSTFEFMHGTVSSERPSEAIIAKIAREILKMKAQGEKIALVGGPAIVHTGAADALAKMIREGYIDVLFAGNALATHDIESNLFGTSLGMDVKTGTLVTGGHKHHIRAISEIMRAGSIKNAVDRGVVTGGIMYECVKKGIPFVLAGSIRDDGPLPDVITDVVEAQDAMRRHIPGLGMVVMVGTLLHSIAVGNCLPSYVKTVCVDINPASVTKLMDRGTTQAIGVVSDAGTFLPLLEKQLEGKGEC from the coding sequence ATGGAATCCTGCCGGGAAATCGAACTAGAGGGTCATATCATCGACTCGGGCGTCATGACCCTGGTGTTCGATAGGATCATGGACATGGGGGGAGAATTCGAGATCCTCACGTTCAATGTCGGGAAGCAGAAGACGGACACGAGTTATGCGCGGCTGCGCGTGGCGGCACCCGGCGAACGGCAACTCGACGCCATCCTCTCCGAGCTGCACCGGCTCGGCGCACGCACCCCCGAGATCAGCGACGTCACCCTCGTACCGGCAGAGGGCGACCGGATCCTCCCGAAGGGGTTCTATTCGACCACCAACCACCCGACCTTCGTAAAATACCGGGACGAATGGCTGCCCGTCGAGCGTATCGAGATGGATTGTCATATCGTGGTCGATGAGAAGGAGAGTCGGGCGCTCTGCACCCCGATATCGAAGATCAAGGCCGGGGATGCCGTCGTCGTCAGCGAGACCGGGGTCCGGGTGGTCTACCCCGAACGGCCGAGGAAGGTCAGCACGTTCGAGTTCATGCACGGGACTGTCTCGTCGGAGCGGCCGAGCGAGGCGATCATCGCAAAGATCGCCCGCGAGATCCTGAAGATGAAGGCGCAGGGGGAGAAGATCGCGCTCGTCGGCGGCCCCGCCATCGTCCATACGGGAGCGGCCGACGCCCTTGCGAAGATGATCCGCGAAGGCTACATCGACGTGCTCTTTGCGGGGAACGCGCTCGCCACCCACGATATCGAGTCAAACCTCTTTGGGACGTCGCTCGGGATGGACGTCAAAACGGGCACGCTCGTCACCGGCGGGCACAAGCACCACATCCGTGCCATCAGCGAGATCATGCGGGCAGGGTCCATCAAGAACGCGGTCGACCGGGGGGTCGTCACCGGGGGGATCATGTACGAGTGCGTGAAGAAGGGCATCCCGTTCGTGCTCGCCGGCTCCATCCGGGACGACGGTCCCCTTCCAGACGTGATCACGGACGTCGTGGAGGCGCAGGACGCCATGCGCCGCCATATCCCCGGTCTCGGGATGGTGGTGATGGTGGGAACGCTCCTCCACTCGATCGCCGTCGGGAACTGCCTCCCCTCGTACGTCAAGACCGTCTGCGTCGATATCAACCCCGCATCGGTGACGAAGCTGATGGACCGGGGGACGACGCAGGCGATCGGCGTCGTGAGCGACGCGGGGACGTTCCTCCCGCTGCTCGAGAAGCAGCTCGAGGGTAAGGGGGAGTGCTAG
- a CDS encoding NTP transferase domain-containing protein encodes MLALIMAGGQGSRLRMGEKPLVTICERPMLSYVIDAFSSAGHEVVVVASQKTPFTKNWCRAQGVTLYEAEGLGYVEDIRAAAADLGEEGTSFFTCVSDLPCLAPDIVAAVEDAWRRAGAPACSTWVPRDLCEEHGCRTQYTEVIDGTPACPAGINILTAGDLDGPQEELRLLLHEKRLVFNINTREELALVQGYLCRREVP; translated from the coding sequence ATGCTTGCCCTGATCATGGCCGGGGGGCAGGGGTCCCGGCTCCGGATGGGCGAAAAACCGCTCGTCACCATCTGCGAACGACCGATGCTCTCCTACGTCATCGACGCCTTCTCGTCTGCAGGGCACGAGGTGGTCGTGGTCGCCTCGCAGAAAACACCGTTCACCAAAAACTGGTGCCGGGCACAGGGGGTCACCCTGTACGAAGCTGAAGGGCTCGGCTACGTCGAGGATATCCGGGCGGCGGCGGCAGACCTCGGTGAGGAAGGAACATCCTTCTTCACCTGCGTATCCGACCTCCCCTGCCTTGCGCCCGATATCGTCGCCGCCGTCGAGGACGCCTGGCGCCGGGCGGGAGCGCCGGCATGCTCTACGTGGGTGCCCCGCGACCTCTGCGAAGAGCACGGCTGCCGCACGCAGTATACAGAAGTAATCGACGGCACGCCGGCCTGCCCTGCCGGGATCAACATCCTGACGGCGGGCGATCTCGACGGGCCCCAGGAAGAGCTGCGGCTCCTCCTGCACGAAAAAAGACTTGTCTTCAACATCAACACGCGCGAGGAACTGGCGCTGGTGCAGGGGTACCTCTGCCGGAGAGAGGTCCCATAG
- a CDS encoding pyridoxal phosphate-dependent aminotransferase, translated as MRDNLPKRAEHGGRVRWHRTREKGELLDFSANVNPYPPAIPWVPDLSALKDYPDDRYEALKEEIGRTFGRDAAEVAVGNGSVELIRAFCHTMLGAGDTARIDSPTFAEYEMAVRLAGAQCTADDGSAAVRFLCNPNNPTGKLCSRPEVLRLLDTVAGQGACLFLDEAFIELSDPRQSLADISHENLFVLRSLTKSFAVPGIRFGYGFGTPELIEKVETMRLPWTVNAFAESFAIEAFRHYDLLDESRERIARERTWLAGRLDALDLAYAPPSANYILIEVPMEAEVLVGRLLSGGILVRDCRSFGLPRHIRVAVRTREENAQLIEALEACLP; from the coding sequence ATGAGAGATAATCTCCCGAAAAGGGCGGAACATGGCGGCCGGGTGCGCTGGCATCGCACCCGGGAGAAGGGCGAGCTGCTTGATTTCAGTGCTAACGTGAATCCGTATCCTCCGGCGATCCCCTGGGTTCCGGACCTCTCGGCGCTGAAGGATTACCCGGACGACCGTTATGAGGCGCTCAAAGAGGAAATCGGCAGGACATTCGGGCGAGATGCGGCGGAGGTCGCCGTAGGCAACGGATCCGTCGAGTTGATCCGCGCGTTCTGCCATACCATGCTTGGTGCCGGCGATACCGCCCGTATCGATTCGCCCACGTTTGCCGAGTACGAGATGGCGGTCCGGCTTGCCGGCGCCCAGTGCACCGCCGATGACGGCAGTGCTGCCGTCCGGTTCCTCTGCAACCCGAACAACCCGACCGGGAAGCTCTGCTCCCGCCCGGAAGTCCTCCGTCTGCTCGATACAGTCGCCGGGCAGGGAGCGTGCCTGTTCCTTGACGAAGCGTTCATCGAACTCTCCGACCCGCGCCAGAGCCTCGCCGACATCTCCCACGAGAACCTCTTCGTGCTGCGCTCCCTGACAAAGAGCTTCGCCGTGCCGGGCATCCGGTTCGGGTACGGGTTCGGCACGCCCGAACTCATCGAGAAGGTGGAGACGATGCGCCTTCCCTGGACCGTGAACGCGTTCGCCGAGTCGTTCGCGATCGAGGCCTTCCGGCACTATGACCTGCTCGACGAGTCCCGGGAGCGGATTGCCCGGGAACGGACCTGGCTCGCCGGCCGCCTGGACGCTCTCGATCTGGCCTATGCGCCTCCGTCTGCGAACTACATTCTTATTGAAGTCCCGATGGAGGCGGAGGTTCTGGTCGGGCGCCTCCTCTCCGGCGGCATCCTCGTCCGGGACTGCCGGTCGTTCGGGCTTCCCCGCCACATCCGCGTGGCCGTACGGACCCGGGAGGAGAACGCGCAACTCATCGAGGCGCTCGAAGCATGCTTGCCCTGA
- a CDS encoding ribbon-helix-helix domain-containing protein, producing the protein MMDRITIRLPRQQVEMLERLVEAGEFPTVSEAVRYSVRALLERHGNRVLREADQISFKV; encoded by the coding sequence ATGATGGATCGGATAACTATCAGATTGCCCCGGCAGCAGGTTGAGATGCTCGAGAGGCTGGTGGAAGCCGGCGAGTTCCCCACGGTATCGGAGGCTGTGCGGTACTCTGTCAGGGCGCTTCTCGAGAGGCATGGAAACCGTGTTCTCCGCGAGGCCGACCAGATTTCATTCAAAGTTTAG
- the ftsZ gene encoding cell division protein FtsZ: MQTIINEALKHAEREKYLKTDSVEEDDILGQPRIVIVGCGGAGNNTVNRLYHMQVSGAETIAINTDKQHLDMIQADKRVLVGKSLTKGLGAGGFPDVGRRAAEMARPTLESLLADADLVFITAGMGGGTGTGTAPVVAQIAKEQGAIVVGMVSYPFQVEKARLLRAEEGLEQLSASADSVIVLDNNRLIKYVPNLPLGQAFSVMDQLIAETVKGISETITEPSLINIDYADVRAIMSKGGVAVMLVGESKQQNKAESVVHECLNHPLLDIDYRGATGSLIHITGGNDLTLQDAEEIASSLTYELDPHADVIWGARVNSDYEGRVRVMAVMTGVKSAQILGSHRTYEPVTQRSGAPAGRRLAGDAPSGHLIDFL; the protein is encoded by the coding sequence ATGCAGACGATCATCAACGAGGCGTTAAAACACGCGGAACGTGAGAAGTACCTGAAGACGGACTCGGTGGAGGAAGACGACATCCTCGGCCAGCCACGTATTGTCATCGTAGGATGCGGCGGTGCAGGGAACAACACCGTCAACCGCCTGTACCACATGCAGGTCAGCGGTGCGGAGACGATCGCGATCAACACGGACAAGCAGCACCTGGATATGATCCAGGCAGACAAGAGGGTGCTTGTCGGCAAGTCGCTCACCAAGGGCCTCGGGGCCGGCGGGTTCCCGGACGTCGGCAGGCGTGCAGCCGAGATGGCGCGGCCGACCCTCGAGAGCCTGCTCGCGGACGCGGACCTTGTCTTCATCACTGCCGGTATGGGTGGAGGTACCGGTACGGGAACCGCCCCGGTTGTCGCGCAGATCGCAAAGGAGCAGGGAGCGATCGTCGTCGGCATGGTCAGCTACCCCTTCCAGGTCGAGAAGGCCCGGCTCCTCCGTGCGGAAGAGGGGCTTGAACAGCTCTCGGCCTCCGCCGACTCGGTGATCGTGCTCGACAACAACCGTCTCATCAAGTACGTGCCGAACCTCCCGCTCGGCCAGGCGTTCTCGGTCATGGACCAGCTCATCGCGGAGACCGTCAAGGGTATCAGCGAGACGATCACGGAGCCTTCGCTCATCAACATCGACTACGCAGACGTCCGTGCCATCATGAGCAAGGGAGGGGTCGCCGTGATGCTCGTCGGCGAGAGCAAGCAGCAGAACAAAGCCGAGAGCGTCGTTCACGAGTGCTTGAACCACCCCCTGCTGGACATCGACTACCGCGGAGCAACCGGGAGCCTCATCCACATCACGGGCGGCAACGACCTGACCCTCCAGGATGCCGAGGAGATCGCAAGCTCCCTGACCTACGAACTCGATCCCCACGCGGACGTCATCTGGGGAGCGCGGGTGAACAGCGATTACGAAGGAAGAGTTCGCGTCATGGCAGTCATGACAGGCGTGAAAAGTGCACAGATCCTCGGAAGCCACCGGACCTACGAACCGGTAACGCAGCGGTCCGGCGCACCTGCCGGCAGGCGCCTGGCCGGGGACGCCCCGAGCGGGCATCTCATCGACTTCCTCTAA
- a CDS encoding coiled-coil protein — MLNDLIEKRKKVLAESEQHKDRRNELNALASKNARERNTLNTQTREFVEEAQQHKEQRDKINEEVQALKDQRNDFNDKANTLFEEIESFKKEHGNLQNRGIKELQKQIEHLEFKQQTEVYSTDKERELIEKIKQLKATAKDQEAELEQNKEMRTKLTDAREFRRLASDIHKEVTEKAEAAQQHHDLMVESYRKADKSREEADLAHQQFVEAQESADEEHKQFIACQKELRDYDKVISGLRKKTKKTKVTKEQKAVRKEAERVFQQFRDGEKITTDDLLLLQRAKLI; from the coding sequence ATGCTGAACGATCTGATTGAGAAGAGAAAAAAAGTCCTTGCGGAGTCTGAACAGCACAAAGACCGACGTAACGAGTTGAACGCGCTTGCCAGCAAAAATGCCCGCGAACGCAACACCTTAAACACGCAGACCCGCGAATTCGTCGAGGAGGCGCAGCAGCACAAGGAGCAGCGGGATAAGATCAACGAGGAAGTCCAGGCGTTAAAAGACCAGAGGAACGATTTCAACGACAAGGCAAACACGCTTTTCGAAGAGATCGAGTCCTTCAAGAAAGAGCACGGCAACCTCCAGAACCGCGGCATCAAGGAGTTGCAGAAGCAGATCGAGCACCTGGAGTTCAAGCAGCAGACCGAAGTCTACAGCACCGATAAAGAGCGCGAACTGATCGAGAAGATCAAGCAGCTCAAGGCGACGGCAAAGGACCAGGAAGCGGAACTCGAGCAGAACAAGGAGATGCGGACGAAACTCACCGATGCCCGTGAGTTTCGCAGGCTGGCCTCGGACATCCACAAGGAAGTCACCGAGAAGGCCGAGGCGGCACAGCAGCACCACGACCTGATGGTGGAGTCCTACCGGAAGGCCGACAAGTCCCGCGAAGAAGCCGATCTGGCCCACCAGCAGTTCGTTGAAGCCCAGGAGTCGGCGGACGAGGAGCACAAGCAGTTCATCGCCTGCCAGAAGGAGCTCCGGGATTATGACAAGGTGATCTCGGGTCTTAGGAAGAAGACCAAGAAGACCAAAGTCACCAAAGAGCAGAAAGCCGTCCGGAAAGAGGCGGAACGCGTCTTCCAGCAGTTCCGCGACGGTGAAAAGATCACGACCGACGACCTGCTCCTGCTTCAGCGTGCAAAACTCATTTAA
- a CDS encoding DUF373 family protein, translating into MAKERTLVLCVDRDDDLGFKARIDGPIVGREACLHAATSLALIDPEDSDVNAIFETIKLYDELAGRGEEVAVAVICGNHMNLLEGDRRVASGLDAILSATGSTSCIVVTDGAEDEYVLPIIQSRVPVSSVRRVVVNQMPNLEGTYYILRRLLDDPKVSKIVLVPLGLAMLLYAVGYLLGYPEGATIVVVGVVGTYLLFKGVGIDEVFGYLINSLRASLHGGRFTFVSYIAAILLGIVGVILGLISLLEYYSSFGIFFQILAFIYGAIAWFTAAGLVASVGKIIDVFLNERETIQRVVALPFFVLAIGAIAYGASIYILSISDVAGFPITSADGVKYIIFATIGGLICAFFGVYLQSFLGRWVDEREPVPLKREA; encoded by the coding sequence ATGGCAAAAGAGCGGACGCTCGTCCTCTGTGTCGATCGCGACGATGATCTCGGGTTCAAAGCCCGGATCGATGGTCCCATCGTGGGCAGAGAGGCATGCCTCCATGCGGCGACTTCTCTCGCTCTGATCGACCCCGAGGACTCCGACGTCAACGCGATCTTCGAGACGATCAAACTCTACGACGAGCTTGCCGGGCGGGGGGAAGAGGTTGCCGTCGCCGTCATCTGCGGCAACCACATGAACCTGCTCGAGGGGGATCGACGGGTGGCGTCCGGTCTCGATGCGATCCTCTCCGCGACGGGCTCTACATCCTGCATCGTGGTGACGGACGGCGCGGAGGACGAGTACGTCCTGCCGATCATCCAGTCCCGGGTGCCGGTCAGCAGCGTGCGGAGGGTCGTGGTCAACCAGATGCCGAACCTCGAGGGAACGTACTACATCTTAAGACGCCTTCTCGACGATCCGAAGGTCTCGAAGATCGTGCTCGTACCGCTCGGTCTCGCCATGCTCCTCTATGCGGTGGGATACCTGCTGGGATACCCGGAGGGCGCAACCATCGTCGTCGTCGGTGTCGTCGGCACCTATCTGCTCTTCAAGGGCGTCGGGATCGACGAGGTCTTCGGGTACCTGATCAACTCGCTACGGGCGTCGCTGCACGGCGGCAGGTTCACGTTCGTCTCCTACATCGCCGCAATACTGCTGGGTATCGTCGGGGTCATCCTCGGGCTCATAAGCCTCCTCGAATACTATTCCTCGTTCGGCATCTTCTTCCAGATACTCGCGTTCATCTACGGTGCCATCGCCTGGTTCACTGCCGCCGGCCTGGTTGCATCGGTAGGAAAGATCATCGATGTCTTCTTAAACGAGCGGGAGACGATCCAGCGGGTGGTCGCCCTGCCGTTCTTCGTGCTGGCGATAGGAGCCATCGCGTACGGTGCAAGCATCTACATCCTCTCGATCAGCGACGTCGCCGGGTTCCCCATAACGAGTGCAGACGGCGTGAAGTACATCATCTTCGCCACAATCGGGGGCCTCATCTGCGCCTTCTTCGGCGTCTACCTCCAGTCGTTCCTCGGCCGGTGGGTGGACGAGCGTGAGCCGGTCCCGCTGAAGAGAGAGGCGTGA
- a CDS encoding TIGR04283 family arsenosugar biosynthesis glycosyltransferase translates to MLSIITPVLNEEENIPGFLAHIDDLADPLEVIVVDGGSTDGTCRALEAAAGSFSRRIVVISSPAGRGVQMNAGARHATGTVLLFLHVDCRIPPDAPDAIRRALEREGVIGGGFRHAFTSRDSLLSLTSWFGNLLAARTQTFFGDFGIFIDKEAFFEIGGYEPLPYLEDVEFSRAARRHGRLVQVDRPIVVSPRRYLRKGKYRLSAVYILVMLLNMVGIRPKRFIRYVVEN, encoded by the coding sequence ATGCTCTCGATCATCACGCCGGTGCTCAATGAAGAGGAGAACATCCCCGGGTTTCTCGCCCATATCGACGATCTCGCGGACCCGCTCGAGGTGATCGTCGTCGACGGCGGGAGCACGGACGGTACGTGCAGAGCACTCGAAGCGGCAGCGGGATCGTTCTCCCGTAGAATCGTCGTAATCTCCTCCCCGGCAGGAAGGGGCGTCCAGATGAACGCCGGAGCCCGGCACGCCACGGGAACCGTTCTGCTCTTCCTCCACGTCGACTGCAGGATACCCCCGGATGCCCCGGACGCGATCCGCCGGGCACTGGAGCGGGAGGGGGTGATCGGCGGTGGATTTCGTCACGCGTTCACGAGCCGCGATTCCCTGCTTTCCCTGACGAGCTGGTTTGGGAACCTCCTGGCGGCGAGGACGCAGACCTTCTTTGGGGACTTCGGCATATTCATAGATAAAGAGGCCTTCTTTGAGATCGGCGGATACGAGCCGCTCCCCTACCTGGAGGATGTGGAGTTCTCCCGGGCGGCACGCCGGCACGGGAGGCTCGTCCAGGTCGACCGCCCCATCGTCGTATCGCCGCGGCGGTATCTCAGGAAAGGAAAGTATCGCCTGAGCGCCGTCTATATCCTGGTGATGCTCCTCAATATGGTCGGCATCAGGCCGAAGCGCTTCATCCGCTACGTCGTCGAGAACTAA
- a CDS encoding radical SAM/SPASM domain-containing protein, whose protein sequence is MFGEAAARDAGEWDLDTLDTAITRGCLHPATGEAVRYFEEERVYSLQIESTLACPQGCRYCYAPADAATVRELAPGDIAAVLASAAAMDIKAVDWLGGDPLVREDWYDLALHARDLGFVNNIWSSGIPFADRKVAEQAVAVTEGGFISVHLDTLDPVVYARLHDGDAGEKIRAIRHGIENLLACGKPAGELVNCITFTRPLAGGDLARTMRYFCKDVGMTICLTQICMVGRACRHPEWVPTPGEIRDACRERDAICYPGSSQSFWTMDVNKFYCGTVVCVTVDGNVTPCSVIRKGFGNIRDRPLHTIINDHRRELLFSGMRQPGPNASSCARCEQSAVCWGCRAMAYYETGDLCGSDPKCWRAASGR, encoded by the coding sequence GTGTTCGGCGAGGCTGCTGCCAGGGACGCGGGAGAATGGGATCTCGATACGCTCGATACGGCCATCACCCGGGGCTGCCTTCATCCCGCTACGGGAGAGGCGGTGCGGTACTTCGAGGAAGAGCGGGTCTATTCCCTGCAGATCGAGTCGACCCTCGCCTGCCCGCAGGGATGCCGCTACTGTTACGCTCCGGCCGATGCCGCCACGGTCAGAGAGCTCGCTCCCGGCGATATCGCTGCCGTCCTCGCCTCGGCGGCGGCGATGGACATCAAAGCCGTCGACTGGCTGGGTGGCGACCCGCTGGTCCGCGAGGACTGGTACGATCTCGCACTCCACGCCCGGGACCTCGGTTTTGTCAACAACATCTGGTCGAGCGGCATCCCGTTCGCCGACCGGAAAGTCGCGGAGCAGGCCGTCGCCGTGACAGAAGGGGGTTTCATCTCCGTGCACCTGGACACCCTCGACCCGGTCGTCTATGCCCGGCTTCACGACGGGGATGCAGGGGAAAAGATCCGGGCTATCCGTCACGGCATCGAGAACCTCCTCGCCTGCGGCAAACCCGCGGGCGAGCTCGTCAACTGCATCACGTTCACGCGGCCGCTTGCCGGGGGCGACCTCGCGAGGACGATGCGGTATTTCTGCAAGGATGTCGGGATGACGATCTGCCTGACGCAGATCTGCATGGTCGGCAGGGCATGCCGCCACCCGGAATGGGTGCCGACGCCCGGGGAGATCCGGGATGCCTGCCGGGAACGGGACGCGATCTGTTATCCGGGTTCGTCGCAGTCGTTTTGGACGATGGACGTCAACAAATTCTACTGCGGCACCGTGGTCTGCGTGACGGTGGACGGCAACGTTACGCCCTGTTCGGTCATCCGGAAGGGATTTGGAAACATCCGGGATCGGCCGCTGCATACGATCATAAACGATCACAGGCGCGAGCTGCTCTTTTCCGGGATGCGGCAGCCGGGTCCGAACGCTTCCTCCTGCGCCCGGTGCGAGCAGAGCGCCGTCTGCTGGGGATGCCGGGCGATGGCGTACTACGAGACCGGAGACCTCTGTGGGTCCGACCCGAAATGCTGGCGGGCAGCGTCCGGGAGGTGA
- a CDS encoding methyltransferase domain-containing protein, with protein MLDINIGDVTAAYEGAVGIIWEMLMGEQIHVGGKEETDTLAEIAGVNPGTRVLDVLCGLGGPARHLARTCGATVVGLDATGRMVSEAVARTADESLGDRVAFRLGNALNMPFKSGTFDIVWGQDSWCYVTDKDRLIRECRRVAVPGGTIAFTDWIQTGPMSDEELHDLNAFMLFPYMETLDGYENLLRRHGFAVRECEDLSEDFASQMHRYRDALTGDLKDRIVELFGTEIFLDMERGIGLWARAADEGKVGRGRFIGRKQ; from the coding sequence ATGCTCGATATCAACATCGGCGACGTCACGGCCGCCTACGAGGGGGCCGTCGGCATCATCTGGGAGATGCTGATGGGCGAGCAGATCCATGTCGGCGGCAAAGAGGAGACCGATACTCTCGCGGAGATAGCGGGCGTGAACCCGGGCACGCGGGTGCTGGACGTACTCTGTGGCCTCGGGGGGCCTGCCCGGCACCTGGCACGCACCTGCGGCGCGACGGTGGTCGGCCTCGATGCAACGGGGCGGATGGTGAGCGAGGCGGTTGCACGCACCGCGGACGAAAGTCTCGGCGATCGCGTCGCCTTCCGGCTCGGAAATGCCCTCAATATGCCCTTTAAGTCGGGGACCTTCGATATCGTCTGGGGGCAGGACTCCTGGTGCTATGTGACCGACAAGGACCGGCTGATACGCGAGTGCCGCCGCGTGGCGGTACCCGGCGGCACGATCGCCTTCACCGACTGGATACAGACCGGACCCATGAGCGATGAAGAGTTGCACGACCTCAATGCCTTCATGCTCTTCCCGTACATGGAGACCCTTGACGGGTACGAGAACCTGCTCCGGCGGCACGGGTTTGCCGTGAGGGAGTGCGAGGACCTCAGCGAGGATTTCGCGTCGCAGATGCACCGCTACCGGGATGCCCTCACCGGAGACCTGAAGGATCGGATCGTCGAACTCTTCGGGACAGAAATCTTTCTGGATATGGAGCGCGGCATCGGCCTCTGGGCGAGAGCCGCCGACGAGGGGAAGGTCGGAAGGGGCCGGTTCATAGGCAGGAAACAGTGA